TAGTTCATGCACCATTGTTCAAGTGACTCACAGTTTTTCACAATAGGAATAACATAGCCCATCTTTCCTTGTTATGATCATCACCAAAATAACCCatgcattctcaaaaatccaAAATCATAAATCATCGAGGACtagtcatctttttttttttgattagttTTGTTGATTTATTGTCAGTAGAAAGCATAATTTACTCATTAattgtgttatatatatatatatatatatatatatatatatatatatatatatatatatatatatatatatatatatatatatatatatatatatatattctgtgTTGAAACTATATAAAACAAATGATATGTATTGATTTTCAGGTACATCGATTTTGTTCGCGTTCTAATCCACTTATATTCCGCACCAATATGAGTCACAAACTAAAGAAACTAAATGAAAGATTAGATGGGATTGTGCGTAAGAAGATTGATTTTCAACTCGTTGAGGGTCCTGTTAACAATTATAGGCCTCTCTTCCAAGAAGAGAAGGAGAAGCACTCCTTTGTACGAGCTTCTAATATCATTGGAAGAGATGAAGATAAGGAAAAGATTATTGAACTTCTACTGCACCCCAATACTGACAGAAATATTAATGTCATTCCTATAGTTGGAATTGGAGGTTTGGGGaagacaacacttgctaaatTGGTTTATAATGATGAAAGGATAATCAGGCATTTTGAGTTGAAAATGTGGGTCTACGTTTCAAAAGATTTTGGTGAAAGAAAATTGATGGAAAATACAGTTAAAACTGCAACCGGTGATGGTCAAGACTATGGCAACTTTACAATGGACCAACTTCAAATAGGCTTGCGAGATGCGataaaagataagaaaattttgCTTGTCTTAGATGACGTATGGAACGAGGACCGCAAGAAATGGGAGGAACTGAAAGATTTGTTAATGGTGGGTGCCAGTGGAAGTATGATCATGGTGACCACACGCAGTCATCTAGTTGCTTCAATCATGTGCACCACGCCCACATACAACTTGTTGGGTCTTCGTCATGACGAGTGTTTATCATTGTTTGTTAGGTATGCATTCATGGAAGGACAAGAGAGACAATATCCAAACTTGGTAAAAATTGGAGATGACATTGTCAGAAAGTGTGGAGGTGTTCCATTAGCTGTGATGACTCTAGCAGGCCAACTCTTTTTAAATACTAGGGAAAGGGATTGGAATGTTATAAAAGACAGCGGGATATGGGAAATTGAAGAAAAGGAAACTGAAAGTGGTATTCTACCTGCTTTAAGAGTGAGTTATGAACAATTGCCTTCTCCCTTGAAAAGATGCTTTGCTTATTGTTCCATTTTTCCAAAAGATTACGAGTTCAATGATTTTGAGGTGGTCCAGTTTTGGATGGCGCTTGGGCTGATAGTACCCATGAATGAAAGACAAGAGTTGGAAGATGTTGGCTTCCGTTATTTGGAGAAGCTAGGACATGGATTTTTCGTGCAAGACTTCAGAGATCATTATGGAGTAGTTCGATTCAGAATGCATGATGTAATGCACGAACTTGCATTATCAGTGTCAAAAGACGAGTGCTCAGTTGTAACTGCCAATAGACAAAAAATTGCCAAAAACGTCCGGCATTTGTCATTTCCTGATCCCGACTCACTTCCCCAGGATCTTCCTACGATCTTACAAGATTTGGACAGGGTTCGGACTGTTTGCTTTCAAAGTGCCAAGGAGGGACCTAGTTGCAAGTCAGTCATTGAAACATGTTTGTCAAGATTTCAGTACTTGCGAGTATTGAATTTGTCCAGGTCCCAATTTGATCAACTGCCCAAAGGAATTGGCAACTTCAAGCATTTGAGATATCTTGATTTATCATGGAATCATAAGATCAGAAAACTCCCCAGTTCTATTTACAAATTACAGAATCTGCAAACTCTAATACTTGCTGGATGTGACGAAATTGAAAAGTTACCCAGAAATCTAAGATACATGGTGAGCCTCAGATTTCTATGCATAACCACAAGGCAAAAAAGCTTGCCAAAAGGTGAAATAGGGTGCTTGAAGTCACTTCGGGTTCTATGGATCTATTCATGTGAAAATGTAGAACACTTATTTGAAGATATGCAGGCCCTGACAAACCTTCGGACACTCTATATTTGTACATGTCAAAGCTTGGTCTCTTTGCCACCATGTATTAAACAACTTACTGCATTAGAGATCCTTCTTATTAGTGGTTGTGAAAGTCTTAATCTGGCAAGGGTGGGAGGGCAAGATGATCAAAATTCTAGTCAATTTAGCCTTAGAAAAC
The sequence above is a segment of the Elaeis guineensis isolate ETL-2024a chromosome 7, EG11, whole genome shotgun sequence genome. Coding sequences within it:
- the LOC105032177 gene encoding putative disease resistance protein RGA3 isoform X1, with the protein product MIEFAFTIAEKVLKKLGGLVYDEISSARGMEKELDKLKDSITLVKAVLMDAEKKQSTTQGLRVWLELLKNVFYDAEDILNDFEVEDLRRQVVSRGDILRKVHRFCSRSNPLIFRTNMSHKLKKLNERLDGIVRKKIDFQLVEGPVNNYRPLFQEEKEKHSFVRASNIIGRDEDKEKIIELLLHPNTDRNINVIPIVGIGGLGKTTLAKLVYNDERIIRHFELKMWVYVSKDFGERKLMENTVKTATGDGQDYGNFTMDQLQIGLRDAIKDKKILLVLDDVWNEDRKKWEELKDLLMVGASGSMIMVTTRSHLVASIMCTTPTYNLLGLRHDECLSLFVRYAFMEGQERQYPNLVKIGDDIVRKCGGVPLAVMTLAGQLFLNTRERDWNVIKDSGIWEIEEKETESGILPALRVSYEQLPSPLKRCFAYCSIFPKDYEFNDFEVVQFWMALGLIVPMNERQELEDVGFRYLEKLGHGFFVQDFRDHYGVVRFRMHDVMHELALSVSKDECSVVTANRQKIAKNVRHLSFPDPDSLPQDLPTILQDLDRVRTVCFQSAKEGPSCKSVIETCLSRFQYLRVLNLSRSQFDQLPKGIGNFKHLRYLDLSWNHKIRKLPSSIYKLQNLQTLILAGCDEIEKLPRNLRYMVSLRFLCITTRQKSLPKGEIGCLKSLRVLWIYSCENVEHLFEDMQALTNLRTLYICTCQSLVSLPPCIKQLTALEILLISGCESLNLARVGGQDDQNSSQFSLRKLVISFVTEMVELPQWLLGKSADTLEYLRVEFCPGLTELPEYLKNFKSLEQLWILGCPLLDERCKLETGEDWPKIAHIPNVNIDSVDIRSTDV
- the LOC105032177 gene encoding putative disease resistance protein RGA3 isoform X2 gives rise to the protein MEKELDKLKDSITLVKAVLMDAEKKQSTTQGLRVWLELLKNVFYDAEDILNDFEVEDLRRQVVSRGDILRKVHRFCSRSNPLIFRTNMSHKLKKLNERLDGIVRKKIDFQLVEGPVNNYRPLFQEEKEKHSFVRASNIIGRDEDKEKIIELLLHPNTDRNINVIPIVGIGGLGKTTLAKLVYNDERIIRHFELKMWVYVSKDFGERKLMENTVKTATGDGQDYGNFTMDQLQIGLRDAIKDKKILLVLDDVWNEDRKKWEELKDLLMVGASGSMIMVTTRSHLVASIMCTTPTYNLLGLRHDECLSLFVRYAFMEGQERQYPNLVKIGDDIVRKCGGVPLAVMTLAGQLFLNTRERDWNVIKDSGIWEIEEKETESGILPALRVSYEQLPSPLKRCFAYCSIFPKDYEFNDFEVVQFWMALGLIVPMNERQELEDVGFRYLEKLGHGFFVQDFRDHYGVVRFRMHDVMHELALSVSKDECSVVTANRQKIAKNVRHLSFPDPDSLPQDLPTILQDLDRVRTVCFQSAKEGPSCKSVIETCLSRFQYLRVLNLSRSQFDQLPKGIGNFKHLRYLDLSWNHKIRKLPSSIYKLQNLQTLILAGCDEIEKLPRNLRYMVSLRFLCITTRQKSLPKGEIGCLKSLRVLWIYSCENVEHLFEDMQALTNLRTLYICTCQSLVSLPPCIKQLTALEILLISGCESLNLARVGGQDDQNSSQFSLRKLVISFVTEMVELPQWLLGKSADTLEYLRVEFCPGLTELPEYLKNFKSLEQLWILGCPLLDERCKLETGEDWPKIAHIPNVNIDSVDIRSTDV